TACGAAAACAAGAACTAAAAGCAATACATTTTTATTCATATAAATATAGATTTTTTACGACGAGCACAAAGTTATAGTTTTTTTAAAAATAGCAGGTTTTTTTTTACATTTCTTTGATTTTACCCTGATTTATCAGTTTTTCAAGGGTAGAATTATAGTCTAAATATGACTTTGATGCTATTTTCTGGGGATTTCTATACAATATACCCATAGCTACGGGCATATCTGAAAATTTTCCATGACCAAGTTGGGTGAGCATTTGAGCTTTTGACAGTGAGGATTCGTCGTGAATCCAAATTTTAGAAGCATCCATGCTATCAACTCTCACTTTTTTAAGTTCAAAATCTTCATAAATAATAGTCCATTCATTGCTTTCTCCAAATAGAATAGGCTGTCCATGTTCTAATCGAATGATTTTTTCTGCTTGATTTCTTTTATCGATAATGGGATCAAAGACGCCATCGTTAAAAATAGGGCAATTTTGCAAAATCTCAACTAACGAGGAGCCCCGATGTTCCTGAGCTTCTACCATATACTTTTGAATATATGTGGCATCGCGATCAAAGGTTCTGCAAACAAAACCAGAGCCAACCGTCAAAGCAAGATGTAAGGCAT
The nucleotide sequence above comes from Chitinophagales bacterium. Encoded proteins:
- a CDS encoding 2-oxoacid:ferredoxin oxidoreductase subunit beta translates to MSFSTARDFSNQNEVKWCPGCGDHAILKHFQSALAKSGIKPEKTVVVSGIGCASRLPYYMNTYGFHTIHGRALPIATGIKLSKPEMNVWVITGDGDGLSIGGNHFLHLFRRDINLSVLLFNNHIYGLTKGQYSPTSELGQFSKSSPTGNEENSINALHLALTVGSGFVCRTFDRDATYIQKYMVEAQEHRGSSLVEILQNCPIFNDGVFDPIIDKRNQAEKIIRLEHGQPILFGESNEWTIIYEDFELKKVRVDSMDASKIWIHDESSLSKAQMLTQLGHGKFSDMPVAMGILYRNPQKIASKSYLDYNSTLEKLINQGKIKEM